In Flavobacterium luteolum, the DNA window CATCCAGAATCGATTGTAGAGAAAATTCCGCCTCACGTTATTAGTGAGCTTATTGCGGAATGTTCTACTTATAGTTTTGAATTTTTGTATTGGAAAAAGAAATTCGAACTGAAACAACATTGGGAAGCTTATACCAAAAGTATTTGTTTGCGATGTAATCTGCCGTTTCAAAGAAAACAGACGGGAGAGCGAAAACGCAGAAGTTTTTTCTGCACCAATTGTCAACAACTATACAAATGAAAAATCAAGTAATAATAGGATGTTCAAGCTTTTATAACAGTTTCTGGAAAAATATTTTTTATCCTCAAAACCTGCCTTCAAAGCAATGGTTTGAGTTTTATTGCCATCATTTTGATACTTACGAATTTAACGGCAGTTTTTATAAATTTCCGACAGTAAGAATTTTTCAAAATTGGTACAATAAAACGCCTGAATCTTTCAAGTTTTCAGTAAAAGTGCCCAAAGAAATTACCCATATCAAAAAACTGCAAGAATGTGAAACGCTATTGAATGACTTTTATGAAGTCTGTAAAGTAGGTATGAAAGAAAAACTTGCGGTAGTTTTATTTCAATTTCCTCCGAGTTATATTTTTAGTCGAGAAAAATTAGAAACTATAATCAATAGCCTAGATTATAATTTTAAAAATGTAGTCGAATTTCGTCATGAAAGCTGGTGGAATGACGAGGTGTGGAATGTTTTCAAAGAAAATAATATTACATTTTGCAGTGTGAGCCATCCCAATCTTCCTCAAACTATTTTTAAAGATTTTCCACTTTTCTATATGCGATTTCATGGAGTTCCAAAATTGTTTTATTCTAGTTATTCTACTGAAGAATTGACTAAAATAAACCGTGAAATTCATTCCAAAAAAGGTTTTATTTATTTTAATAACACAGCAAGCGAAGCAGGAATTTTGAATGCCTTGGAGTTGAAAAGAATGAATAGTTAGAGACTTTCTTGCTTTTTTTAACCGCAAAGTGCGCAAAGTTTTTTTTATTTTGAAGACTTAATGCAAACGTAAAAAAGTTCGCAAAGCTGTTCTTGTTATAGGTAGATTTAAACAGATTCAAAATCAATTTAATCTTTTATCCCGATAACTATCGGGAGTGGCAAAAAAAATTAACCGCAAAGTACGCAAAGGTTTATGCAAAGCACACAAAAGAAAAAATCTTAGCGAACTTAGCGTAAACCTTTGCGCTCTTTGCGGTTAAAAAACTTCTACAGTTTAAAAAAAAAGCTACAATTTCAAGCTTCCTTCAATTCCGTCATCCATTGTTTTTCCTGTTACAAAAGCAGCGGTCATTTTTGCAATTGCAACCATTTTTCCATTTTTGTTGTTCCAATAATATCCATCTTCGGGAACTACTTTAATCACACTCAAATTTGGATCATCGACACCGCCAGGCATCCAGATTTTCACAATAGGATTCCATAATTTTTCGATAGTTTCCCTGTCGTATGAAATACTTGCGGTTCCGTGAAGTGTTAGAAATTTATCATGCGGTTCAGAAAAGAAGATTTCAACCATTGGGTTTAATGTAATTTCTGCATTCTGACTGCTGTTTCGGTCAGATAAAAACCATAAGTTTCCCAAATCGTCAATTTTCTGAACAGACATTGGTCGTGACTGTAATCTATATTCATTGTATGTACAAAACATACACGTTTTAATATGCTCAGCAAGATCTTTTATCTTATCAACAGCAAATTCATCTGTAAGGTCTTTATGATCGCCCATAATGTTATTTTTTTTAAGTTTTTTTTATATTTAATTATTTGACTGACAGTAAGATATTGTCTGAAAAATGTAGAAGGTAAAGTTGGTGCTTTTTGTACTTTTTTAGTTTATATAATTAAACTTATAAATTATGAGATTTCTATTTGTTTTGTAACAAACTCGGGAGGTTCTGCCCTTTGTTACATAAAATTGCACTATATTTGGAAAAATAAACTTCTAAGCCAAAAATACCATGACAGATTTTACCATATTCTATACCGATGATGACGAAGATGATTTGTGTATTTTTGCTGATGCTGTAGAATCTATACCTCACAATATCAATTTGCAAACTTATTCAGGAAGTCAAAATTTTCTGAATGCTCTTTCAGATTCATCTGTTGTTCCGTCTGTTATTTTCTTGGATTTAAATATGCCAGGAAAAAATGGTTTTGATGTTTTGGAAGAACTTAGAAAATCTGATGATAAAAAAGACATTCCTGTTGTGATTTATTCAACATCGAGTGAACCTGGGAATATTGAGAGATGTCTTAATCTTGGAGCTAACTGCTTTATTACCAAACCAGTTTTAATGAGCGATATTATAAAGGCAATAGAACACGCTATGAAGATTGACTGGGATAAATTTATTCCGAACAAATCTAATTTTGTATTTAAATATTAATTTCTGATAAATCGGGAATATAAATATTAAAAACCGAGCCTTTACCTTTTTCACTCGAAACTGTAATTACCCCTTTGTGGTTTTCTACGATTTTTTTCACTATTGCAAGACCGATTCCTGTTCCTTTGTATTCGCTTTCGGTGTTTAGGCGTTGGAAAACTTCAAAGATTTTTTCTTTATAAATCAATTCAAATCCAATTCCGTTATCCGAAACTTGGAGATGATGGTACATTTTGTCTTTAAATTCAGCATTTGGAATCGATTTTCCATCAACTTTTGTAACCGTTATTTTTACTTTTGGAGGAACACCCGGACGCGAGAATTTTAAGGCGTTTTCTACTAGATTATGAAGCAGCTGTCTAAACTGAAATTGTATAAGAGTAGCTTCTCCTAAATCATGATATTCAACTACAGCATTTTTTTCTTCAATTCGATCCGAAAAATCACTGATTACTTCGTCGGCGATTTCGTCTATATTAGCCTTTGTAAAAACACG includes these proteins:
- a CDS encoding DUF72 domain-containing protein, with protein sequence MKNQVIIGCSSFYNSFWKNIFYPQNLPSKQWFEFYCHHFDTYEFNGSFYKFPTVRIFQNWYNKTPESFKFSVKVPKEITHIKKLQECETLLNDFYEVCKVGMKEKLAVVLFQFPPSYIFSREKLETIINSLDYNFKNVVEFRHESWWNDEVWNVFKENNITFCSVSHPNLPQTIFKDFPLFYMRFHGVPKLFYSSYSTEELTKINREIHSKKGFIYFNNTASEAGILNALELKRMNS
- a CDS encoding pyridoxamine 5'-phosphate oxidase family protein, whose translation is MGDHKDLTDEFAVDKIKDLAEHIKTCMFCTYNEYRLQSRPMSVQKIDDLGNLWFLSDRNSSQNAEITLNPMVEIFFSEPHDKFLTLHGTASISYDRETIEKLWNPIVKIWMPGGVDDPNLSVIKVVPEDGYYWNNKNGKMVAIAKMTAAFVTGKTMDDGIEGSLKL
- a CDS encoding response regulator, whose protein sequence is MTDFTIFYTDDDEDDLCIFADAVESIPHNINLQTYSGSQNFLNALSDSSVVPSVIFLDLNMPGKNGFDVLEELRKSDDKKDIPVVIYSTSSEPGNIERCLNLGANCFITKPVLMSDIIKAIEHAMKIDWDKFIPNKSNFVFKY